The genomic interval TGGTGGGCTGCGGCGTGACGTCAAATGAAGGCGGCCCCGGCCAAACATGCTGCCAGGGCGAATAAAACATTCACGTCACAGATTGTGGTACTTTACGATCGATTGAGGCACGCGACTAGGTCGGCAAATTGACGCTTTTGCCCAAAGAATGGGCTTCGGAGACGGGATGAGTTCTTTGCGGTACACGTTTGGCACCTTCTTGGCCCAGGCACCCCCGTCCGTGTCCGATGCCGTCGCAGAGACGGAGGCTGGCGTCGGGATCGGGATTTGGTGGATCGTTGCCCTGTCGGTCGCCGTGGTTTTGGTCAGCATTCTCGTGTTTCGCTTGCACGCGTTCCTGACGCTGTTGCTGGCCGGATTGCTGGTCGCTTGGCTTTCCAGCCCCACCGCACTGGGCGAATACGCGCAGGCAGAGTTCCAAAAGGGAAACCTTTCGCAAAAACAAGTCGACGCGTTGCCGACCACGTCGGCCGCCACGCGTTTGGCCACCGCCTTTGGCGACACCGCTGGCAAGATCGGCATTTTGATCGCTTTGGCCAGCATCATCGGGCAGTGTTTGCTCGAATCGGGCGCCGCGGCCACCATCGTTGACAGGATGCTCTCGCTGACCGGCCCCCGCAGAGCTCCGGAAGCCTTGGCGGCGAGTTCGTTTCTGCTGGGGATCCCGGTATTCTTTGACACCGTTTTTTACTTGATGGTGCCGCTTGCTCGGTCACTGCGGCAGCGGTTGGGTAAAGACTACGTCCTGTTCATCTTGGCCATTCTCGCGGGCGGCTCCCTGGCACACTCGCTGATCCCGCCGACACCAGGACCGCTGCAGGTTGCGGAGATCATCGGCGTCGACATCGGCGTGATGCTCGGGGTCGGCTTACTGGTGGGCGGATGCAGCAGCGTCATTTCGCTTTTTGCCGCACGCGTGATCAACCGATTGGTCGATGTGCCGCTCCGGTTTTCCGATGACGAATTATCGGATAGTGGCCTATCGGGCAGTGACGCACAGAATGGCGACGAAGACAGTCAATCCCTGGTTTCGCTGGAGACACTGCCAGCGTCCGTACCTGGCTCCGCAAACGGCCCCTCCCTGCTGGCTTCGCTGCTGCCCATCGCCGTTCCCGTTGTACTGATCACGGTCGGTTCGGTGTTGGCCTATCTGATCAAATCCGACCGGGTCATCGCGAGCGGTTGGACGGACTTGTTCAAGTTCACTGGGGACAAGAACATCGCCATCGGTATCGGTGTCCTGCTGGCGTTCGGATTGATGCGTTACGTTCCTGCAGAGAAACGCAAGACTTTGGTGACTCGATCGCTCGGGGCTGCTGGCAGCATTATCTTGATCACCGCCGCGGGCGGCGCCTTTGGGGCGATGTTGCGGCAAGCCGGGATCGCGGGCGCGGTCCAAGACTTGGCGCAAGATGTCCCAGGGTTGTTGCTGTTGCCGGTGGCTTTTGCGGTAACCGCCGCAGTCCGCACGCTGCAAGGCTCGGCGACGGTGGCGATGATCACAGCCGCCGGCGTCCTGCAAGGATTCGTGGCGGGCGAAGGGTTCCCGTTTCATCCGGTCTACCTCGCGATGGCGATCGGCGCGGGCAGCAAGCCGATTTCGTGGATGACCGACAGCGCGTTTTGGGTCATCACGCGAATGAGCGGGATGACGGAAGCAGAGGGATTGAAGGTGATTTCACCCATGAGCACCGCCATGGGTTTTTCCGCGTTAGCGGTCACCATGCTGTTTGCCTGGTTAGTCCCCGGCGTCAACCACTGAATCAAACCAACAGACCTTGTTTTGTACAACGCAATCCGGTGCCCCACGTCCATTGGCGATCGCCCGCGATGTTGAAGGCGTCCGTAATCAGGTTTCCACCCCCGCGAGCGAAAACACATTGATTTCGGCGCGAAAAGGGGAAGGGGGGTTTTTAACGCGACGAAAAGGGGAAGGGGGGTTTTTCAACGCGATCGATCGATGAATGTGTATGCGGGAGTGGTGGGGATTCTGGCGAATCCCATGACGGGGTGTGAGGCTATCGGAGGAAACTTAATAGTCCCAGTGACAACAGGTCGGCGGTTGCTGCGTAGGTGTATTGCAGCAGTGCTTGAGCGTTTTCCATCCTCAGGACCGCGTCGGGGAGATCGGTGGCTTGCACCTCGCTGATCTCGATCTCGACCGACAGCATCAGTGAGTCCACTCGTCCGCCCAGTGTGTCCATCGTTTTGAGCGAGGATGCTTGTTCACCGAGAGCTTCAAAGGCGTTCTCGGCAATGTTGCTCAGTTCACCCAATCGTCGGTCGATCGCCAGGGCGAGGTCCTGGTTCTGCAAACCGCGAGAGTTGCGAAGATCCGATGCTAGTTGTGATAGGATTTGAAAGGCGTTGTCGGTTCCTGGGAACTCGAGGTGATCGACTCCCGTCTTGGTGATCGCTTGAGAGTCGATCGTAACGGCGCCGCCTGACACCGAGTCCACGACGACTTGATTGGAGCTATGATCAATCGCAATCTGCGTGACTCCGTCATCAACACTTAGAAAACCGGTGGACGTGATATCCACCGAGCCATTGAAACCGGCCGTGATGTTGGTGGTGTCGACATAGATGGATTGCCCCAGGCTGCCGGTCACGAGCAGGTTGGTATCGGCTGACGTGAAGGGGACGGCGGGGGCACCGTTCAAGCTGATGGTTCCCGCACTGCCATCGCCGGCGGTTTCGACAATCGTCAGAGTATGCTGGCCAGATGGTCCGATGATGGTATCGCCCGAGGCTGAGTCCGTGCCCGCTGCGATCCCTGATCCGGCGGCATAGGTGGTGATTCCGTGCAAGACGGTCAAGTCCGCTCGACCAACCATTGTGTCGGTTCCTGCCCCCGGCTTTGCACCCGTCAGTCCAAACAATTCAGTGGGTTGTCTGCCGCGACCGCCGAAGATCTCCAGTCCGGTGTAGTAGGTGTCCACGGTGATCGAATCGCCGACACTCGC from Stieleria varia carries:
- the flgL gene encoding flagellar hook-associated protein FlgL, which translates into the protein MTFRVTAGSFSTRAIHFSQKHNLDVLKYQEQISSGLSFQRPSEEPIRFRQVSSLKSRYEELSADRSSINRANSLLNASVSQMQDFVQVINGAKVLAQQGVQANDDDERTALALEVDGLLDQLKGIALTRFNDKYLFSGTRSETPPFTFVEPDGASGEIQAIYNGSNERSRASVGDSITVDTYYTGLEIFGGRGRQPTELFGLTGAKPGAGTDTMVGRADLTVLHGITTYAAGSGIAAGTDSASGDTIIGPSGQHTLTIVETAGDGSAGTISLNGAPAVPFTSADTNLLVTGSLGQSIYVDTTNITAGFNGSVDITSTGFLSVDDGVTQIAIDHSSNQVVVDSVSGGAVTIDSQAITKTGVDHLEFPGTDNAFQILSQLASDLRNSRGLQNQDLALAIDRRLGELSNIAENAFEALGEQASSLKTMDTLGGRVDSLMLSVEIEISEVQATDLPDAVLRMENAQALLQYTYAATADLLSLGLLSFLR
- a CDS encoding GntP family permease yields the protein MSSLRYTFGTFLAQAPPSVSDAVAETEAGVGIGIWWIVALSVAVVLVSILVFRLHAFLTLLLAGLLVAWLSSPTALGEYAQAEFQKGNLSQKQVDALPTTSAATRLATAFGDTAGKIGILIALASIIGQCLLESGAAATIVDRMLSLTGPRRAPEALAASSFLLGIPVFFDTVFYLMVPLARSLRQRLGKDYVLFILAILAGGSLAHSLIPPTPGPLQVAEIIGVDIGVMLGVGLLVGGCSSVISLFAARVINRLVDVPLRFSDDELSDSGLSGSDAQNGDEDSQSLVSLETLPASVPGSANGPSLLASLLPIAVPVVLITVGSVLAYLIKSDRVIASGWTDLFKFTGDKNIAIGIGVLLAFGLMRYVPAEKRKTLVTRSLGAAGSIILITAAGGAFGAMLRQAGIAGAVQDLAQDVPGLLLLPVAFAVTAAVRTLQGSATVAMITAAGVLQGFVAGEGFPFHPVYLAMAIGAGSKPISWMTDSAFWVITRMSGMTEAEGLKVISPMSTAMGFSALAVTMLFAWLVPGVNH